The segment TCGGCATGGACCATGGTCAGCGCCCCATGGCTGCGCGCCACCGACAGGATTTCTAGGAATTGCCGGTCATCCACGCGCATCAGGTCGTAGGTCATGAAGACCTTGAACGACGTGACGCCGCGTTTGAAGGCAGCTGGCAATTCCTCGGTCAGGACCTTTTCGGTCGGGTCAGCGACAATCAGATGATAACCGTAGTCAATCACGGAACTGCCCTGCGCCCGGCTGTCGTATAGGTCGAGCGTCTCGGTCACGCCCATGCCGCGATGCTGTGCCGCAAAGGGGACAAAGCAGGAATTGCCGCCAAAGGCCGCAGAGATCGATCCGGTGCGGTAGTCGTCGGCGGTCATGCCACCGGTCGCGCTTTCTTGTGCGATGTGGCAATGCGCCTCGATCCCGCCGGGCAGGACAAGTTTGCCACTGGCGTCGATCTGATCGTGACCTTTCAGCCCGGTGCCAAGGGCGGCAATTTTGCCATCGGTGATGCCGATATCGGCGTGAAAGCGGTCGGTAGCAGTCGCCACTTCTCCGTCTGTAATGACCAGATCAAACATATGCGTTCCCTTTAGACTGACTTGATCGAACCGCCATCGCAGCGGATCAGGCTGCCGGTGACATAACTGGCCTGCTGGCTGGCTAGAAACGTGGCCACAGCAGCAAATTCCGCGACAGTGCCATATCGACCTGCCGGAATGGTGGCACGTGATGCGGCGCGGGTGTCATCAAGCGACGCACCAGAGCGTTTCGCCGCAGCGCCGTCCAATTCATCGACCCGTTCGGTATGAATCCGACCCGGCAGCAACATGTTGACGGTCACACCGTCTGCGGCCACATCCGTGGACAGCGATTTTGACCACCCGACAAGCGCCGACCGGATCGCGTTCGACAGACCCAGCGTCGGGATCGGCTGAATCACGCCAGAGGATCCCAAGGTGATCACCCGACCCCAGCCACGCGCCCGCATTCCGGGCATAACTGCCTGTGTCATGGTCACAACGCTCATCACCATGGCGTCGAAATGTGACGCGAGCACGTCGGTGTCGGCATCGACCATCTTGCCGGGGGGCGGACCGCCGGTGTTGTTTACCAGAATGTCGACGCCACCGCCCAACGTGTCCTCGGCCAACTTGCCCAGTGTCTGCACCGACGCCTTGTCACTCAGGTCTGCAACGATGTAGTCGGCGGTTCCGCCGGTAGCCCGGATGCCTTCAACTGCGGCGGCCAGCTTGTCCTCGCTTCGGCCCGATAACAGGACGGATGCGCCCTCGGCTGCCAGCGCCTGCGCGATGCCCAGACCCAGACCCCGCGACGAGGCCATGACACAGGCGCGTTTTCCGCTAAGTCCCAGATCCATCAGTTCAACTCCTTCAATCTTTTGTCCAGACGGGCCATCAGCCGCGTCAGTTCCTGCTGGTCGGTTGCGGTCAACGACGGACCCGGAGCACGCACCCGCGCCGATGCGATCACACCGCGCCGCCGCAGCACTTCCTTGCGGATTGCCAGACCCAGACCCAGTTGTTGTTCATAGCGAACCATCGGCAGGTAGGCGTCGAACATATCCTCGGCTCCGTCCACGTCCCCGGCCTGATGCCGTGCCACAACTTGCACCAGCATTTCAGGATAGGCAAACCCGGTCATCGCCCCGTCCGCGCCGCGCTGCATTTCCTGCGCGAGGAACAGTGCGGAGTTGCCGGTCAGAATCGACAGGCGCGGCACGTCACTGGTGCCGGATTCGGCTCTGACCCGGCTTAGTTTGGTCAATCCGGGCCAGTCTTCGTGCTTGAGCATGACAATCTGCGGGTGATCCACGGTCAGGCCCAGAATGGTTTCAACCGAAACCTGGACACCTGTGGTTTGCGGGTAATCCTGAAAACAAATCGGCACGTCATCGCCCAGATGTTTGCAGACCTGAGCCATGTAGCCCTTTAGCTTGGCCTCAGTTGCCATGCCGGGCTGGGGGGCGACCATGACGCCGGCGGCACCTGCATCCATCACCGTCGCAGACAGACGCGCCATATTGTCCAGACCGGCGGCAGAGACGCCGACCACGACAGGCACCCGACCTGCAACGCGGTTCAGAACGTGGCGGGCGAAACCGGTTGCCTCGTCCCCGGCCATCTTGGGCGCTTCGCCCATGATCCCAAGGATGGTCATGCCGCTGACGCCGCAATCAAGGTAGAACTCCACCATCCGGTCGGCGCTGGTCAGATCCAATGCGCCGGTATCGTCGAACGGGGTCGCAGAGATGATAAAGACACCATCTGAGTTGCGGTGGATCAGGTGGCTCATGGTGTCGTGTCCTTGAGTGGCAGTTTCGGAATGCTGTGCGGCGCAATTTCGTTCACTTCGGCATATTTGTCGGCAAAGAGCCGGGCGACCGGATAGGCGTCGGCCCAATGCACGTGCCAGTTCGACGGATCGACCAGCCCGTCACGGGCGGCAAAACCAACGGCCTCACCCACGACAATTTCGCGCTCGCGGGAAAATGTCAGGGCGGTGGTGCGGCGGCATTCGATGGCCACCGGCACAACGGCCAGCCGTGGCGGCGCCACATGGGCCGATGGAGCAAGCGCAAGACCCAGGGCCTCTGCCTCGCTGATATCGGGATCATAGGCGGCGGCGGTGTCGACCATCACGCGGGTCAGGTCCGGGGTGGCGATATTGATAACAAACTCGCCGGATCGGCGGATGTTGCGGGTGGTGTCCTTTGGGCTGCCATCGCCGTGATGTTCCAGCCCCAGAATGACCAGCGCCGGATCCTTGCCGAACAGATTAAAGAACGAATACGGCGCAACATTCACGACCCCGTGTTCATTCAGCGTTGTGACCCAGGCAATCGGGCGTGGGATCACAACAGCGGTCAGCAGTTTGTAGCGGTCGCCCGCGGACATCGCCCCCAGGTCAAGCGTCAGTGTCATTCCGGATATTCCACGCCCGTCTGGGCAGTGATCCGGGTGTAATGCTCGACTCGGCGATGGCGGGCAAAATCAAAGATCGTCGATTTTCCAAAGTTGCAAAGATCCATGTCGCAGGCATGTACGATCAGCTCGTCGTCCTCGGTCTGTGCGCGGGCCACGACAAATCCGTTGGGATCTACGATGATGCTACCCGCCATAAGCGGATGCCCGTCCTCATCCCCCGACTTTGCGACGCCGACGACCCACGCGGCATTCTGATAGGCGCCGGACGTCATGGACAGATCGGAATGGTACAGGCGATGCTCCAAACCTTCGGCGCTGTCCTGGCTGTTCACTGATGGTGTGTTGTATCCCAGCATGATCAGCTCTGCCCCCTGCAGACCCATGACGCGATACACCTCGGGCCAGCGGCGGTCGTTGCAGATGCACATACCCATCAGCGCATCCATGTTGCGCCAGACGGGAAAGCCCAGATTGCCGGGTTCGAAATAGCGTTTTTCAAGATGCTGAAACGCTCGCTCGGTGTCGAATTCCGAATGGCCGGGCAGATGCACCTTGCGATATTTTCCGACGATGTTGCCCGCGGTGTCTGTCAGGATCGAGGTGTTGAAATGGTGCCCGTCAGAGGTCTTTTCGGCGTAGCCAAAGCTGATGGCGATGCCATGGTCGCGTGCGCGATCAAACAGTGGCTGGGTGGCCGCGTTGGGCATCTCGGTCTCGAACCATTGATCGACTTCGGCAGGGTCTTCCATCCACCAGCGCGGGAAAAAGGTGGTCAGCGCCAGTTCGGGAAAGACGACAAGCCCGCAACCGGCCTTTGCCGCCTGATCGAGTAGCACGATCATCCGTGCGACCACGCTCTCGCGGCTTTCTGCCCGCTGAATCGGACCCAGTTGTGCCCCGCCAATAACGATTTCGCGCATGATATTCCTCCTGATCAGGTTGAGATGCGCCGCTCAAAGCGGCTGATCACGCGGATCAGCGGCCAGAGCAGCAACAGATATAGGCCAGCCGCCAGAACCAGCGGCGAAGCATTGTAGGTGAGCGACCGGACCAACCCGGCTGCATGAAGCATTTCCCCGAGGCTGACCACCGAAGCGAGCGAGGTCAGCTTGACCACCTCGACAGCGTTCGACAGCAGGTCGGGCAGCACGTTGCGCGTCGCCTGCGGCAGGGTCACGTAAATCAGTGTTTGTGCCTGCGTCAGTCCGGTAGAACGCGCGGCTTCGGTCTGACCCTTTGGCACCGACAGCAGCCCGGCGCGGAAAATTTCGGCGAAATAGGCCGAATTGTTGAGGAAGAAACCGATGGTGACGGCAACAAACGGCGACAGGTTCAGGCCGGCAAAGGGCAGACCGGCGTAGATAAAGATCAGCAAGACCAGCGGCGGCAGCGCGCGAAACAGATCGACAAACCCGATGCTGAGCCAGCGCAGCCAGCGACTTGGCGATACGGACCCCAGCGCCGCCGCCAGCCCGCCGACCAACCCCAGCGGGATCACCACAGCGCAGATCAGCAGGGTTATACCCAACCCCCGGATCACCAATGGTAGCGATTTGGCCATGATGCCCAGGTCAAAAAATTGTGCGAGGATTGCGTCCATGTTTCAGACCCCCGGACGCGCAAACCGCGCCTCGACCCAGCGCGACAGGATCACCAGCGGCAAAAAAATCGCCACATAGGCCAGCGCGGCGAGGGTCAGTGGCGATGCGTTGGCCGAAAAGCTTTGTGCTGTGGTGGCTTGCCCCAGGATATCAGGTACGCCGATCACCATCCCGAGCGCGGTCATCTTGGTGATTGCAATCGCGCGGTTGGTCAGCGGTGGGATCACCATGCGCAGCGCCTGCGGCAAGACCACCCAGCCCAGCGTCTGAGTAAAGCCAAGGCCAGTGGATCGCGCGGCCTCCCACTGGCCTTTTGGGGTCGCGGTGATGCCGGCCCAGACGATTTCTTCGGCAAAGGCGGCAAGGACCAGCGCCAGGATCAGGTAGAGCACCGCAAAGCTGGACAATATGATGCCGATGTTTGGCAGACCAAAATAGACCAGCAGGATCAGCACCAGCGGCGGCAGAGCGCGCATCACATCGGCAAAGATGACGATTACCAGAGAGACCGCCTTGATCCGGTACGCGCGCAGACAGGCCAGAGCTGCGCCGAAAATGATGCCGGTTACAACGATCAGCAGCGACAGGATCAGCGTGACACCGACACCTTGCAGGATCGACGGCGCGTATTTCGCCAGAACCACAGGGTTCAGAAACGTATCGAGAAAGGCGTCCAAGGATCAGTGCCGCCCCGAATACCGGCTTAGAAATGCCTGCGTGCGGGCTTCTTGCGGGTTCTCGAACACTTGTTCTGGTGTGCCCTGTTCGACGATATGACCGCCGTCCATAAAGATCACGCGGTCTGCCGCGTCGCGGGCGAATTTCATCTCGTGGCTGACCACCAGCATGGTCATGCCCTGCGATTTCATATCTCGCATCACATCCAGCACGTCACCGACAAGTTCCGGGTCGAGGGCTGAGGTCGGCTCATCAAACAGCATCACCGTCGGTTCAAGAGCCAGCGCGCGCGCGATTGCCACCCGTTGTTGTTGCCCGCCCGATAGCTGCCCCGGATATCTGTCCGCCTTGGCGGCCAGCCCGACCCGATCCAGCGCCGCCATTGCGCGGGCGTCTGCCTCGTCCCGGTTCTGTCGCAACACACGTCGCAGGGCCAGCGTGACATTTCCCAGCGCTGTCAGGTGCGGGTAAAGGTTGAAGGACTGGAACACCATGCCGATTCGCTGGCGTATGCGGTTCAGGTCGACGCCCGGTCCGGTAACACGGTCGCGCTCAAGAAAGATCGCGCCCGAATCTGGCTCTTCGAGCCGGTTGCAACAGCGCAGCATTGTCGATTTTCCCGACCCCGAAGGGCCAAGGACAAAGACCATTTCACTGCGCGCGATGCTTAGGTCGATGCCTTTCAGCACCAGCTCGGCTCCATAGCTTTTGTGCAGCGCCCGCACGGAGAGGGTCGTCGTGTTCAAGGGCGTTTTTTCCAGGTCGGGCGCTGCGGTCATGTCAGGTACCTTCAGCTACAGCCAAGGGCGTGATCATCCTCGACATAGCCGTCAAAGCCCGGCTGACCGAAACCCGGCATTGGCGTTACCGCCGCAGACCCTTCGGCCGGTACTGTGCCGAACCATTTTTCATGCATCGCGGCGATGGTGCCGTCGGTTTTCATGCATTCGATCGCGGTTTCGACTGACGCGCGCAGCTCTTCGTCACCCTTGCGGAACGGCATGCCCCAGACCAGCCCGGTCGAAAACAAATAGCTTAGTTTAACCGTCGGGTTCTGTTTGGCGGCCCAGGCAGACACAGTATTGCCCGCAACATTGGCAAAGGCACGGCCCGACACGACGGCCTGAACTGCATCGCTGTTGGTGCCGTAGCTTTCGACGATCCAGCCGATATCGGCCTCACGCTCGCGGGCCCAGCTGTCATAGGCGGATCCCTTGTTGACCGCGATCACCTTGCCTTTGAAGCCTTCGAGGTCGGTGACCTCTGCGGCGTCGGACTTGACGATGAACTGAAAGTCGGTGTTCAGGTAGCCCTCGGAGAACAGCAGATTGCCGGCCCGTTCTTCGGTAATCGTCACCGGAGCCACGACAAAATCGTAGGTCCCGGCAGCAAGCCCCGGCAGAATACCCGAAAACTGCGTGGCCACGATGTCCATCTTGGCCCCGAGACGCACGCCGATTTCATTGGCGAGGTCGATATTAAAGCCTTCGGTTCCACCGCTGAGGCTGGGCATCGCGTGGGGGGCAA is part of the Puniceibacterium sp. IMCC21224 genome and harbors:
- a CDS encoding transporter substrate-binding domain-containing protein, with translation MIPKITFGALVAAMTIGTAAMAQDTTYTVALDGTFAPHAMPSLSGGTEGFNIDLANEIGVRLGAKMDIVATQFSGILPGLAAGTYDFVVAPVTITEERAGNLLFSEGYLNTDFQFIVKSDAAEVTDLEGFKGKVIAVNKGSAYDSWAREREADIGWIVESYGTNSDAVQAVVSGRAFANVAGNTVSAWAAKQNPTVKLSYLFSTGLVWGMPFRKGDEELRASVETAIECMKTDGTIAAMHEKWFGTVPAEGSAAVTPMPGFGQPGFDGYVEDDHALGCS
- a CDS encoding flavin reductase family protein; the protein is MTLTLDLGAMSAGDRYKLLTAVVIPRPIAWVTTLNEHGVVNVAPYSFFNLFGKDPALVILGLEHHGDGSPKDTTRNIRRSGEFVINIATPDLTRVMVDTAAAYDPDISEAEALGLALAPSAHVAPPRLAVVPVAIECRRTTALTFSREREIVVGEAVGFAARDGLVDPSNWHVHWADAYPVARLFADKYAEVNEIAPHSIPKLPLKDTTP
- a CDS encoding dihydrodipicolinate synthase family protein, which encodes MSHLIHRNSDGVFIISATPFDDTGALDLTSADRMVEFYLDCGVSGMTILGIMGEAPKMAGDEATGFARHVLNRVAGRVPVVVGVSAAGLDNMARLSATVMDAGAAGVMVAPQPGMATEAKLKGYMAQVCKHLGDDVPICFQDYPQTTGVQVSVETILGLTVDHPQIVMLKHEDWPGLTKLSRVRAESGTSDVPRLSILTGNSALFLAQEMQRGADGAMTGFAYPEMLVQVVARHQAGDVDGAEDMFDAYLPMVRYEQQLGLGLAIRKEVLRRRGVIASARVRAPGPSLTATDQQELTRLMARLDKRLKELN
- a CDS encoding SDR family oxidoreductase, with amino-acid sequence MDLGLSGKRACVMASSRGLGLGIAQALAAEGASVLLSGRSEDKLAAAVEGIRATGGTADYIVADLSDKASVQTLGKLAEDTLGGGVDILVNNTGGPPPGKMVDADTDVLASHFDAMVMSVVTMTQAVMPGMRARGWGRVITLGSSGVIQPIPTLGLSNAIRSALVGWSKSLSTDVAADGVTVNMLLPGRIHTERVDELDGAAAKRSGASLDDTRAASRATIPAGRYGTVAEFAAVATFLASQQASYVTGSLIRCDGGSIKSV
- a CDS encoding amino acid ABC transporter permease, producing MDAILAQFFDLGIMAKSLPLVIRGLGITLLICAVVIPLGLVGGLAAALGSVSPSRWLRWLSIGFVDLFRALPPLVLLIFIYAGLPFAGLNLSPFVAVTIGFFLNNSAYFAEIFRAGLLSVPKGQTEAARSTGLTQAQTLIYVTLPQATRNVLPDLLSNAVEVVKLTSLASVVSLGEMLHAAGLVRSLTYNASPLVLAAGLYLLLLWPLIRVISRFERRIST
- a CDS encoding N-carbamoyl-D-amino-acid hydrolase — translated: MREIVIGGAQLGPIQRAESRESVVARMIVLLDQAAKAGCGLVVFPELALTTFFPRWWMEDPAEVDQWFETEMPNAATQPLFDRARDHGIAISFGYAEKTSDGHHFNTSILTDTAGNIVGKYRKVHLPGHSEFDTERAFQHLEKRYFEPGNLGFPVWRNMDALMGMCICNDRRWPEVYRVMGLQGAELIMLGYNTPSVNSQDSAEGLEHRLYHSDLSMTSGAYQNAAWVVGVAKSGDEDGHPLMAGSIIVDPNGFVVARAQTEDDELIVHACDMDLCNFGKSTIFDFARHRRVEHYTRITAQTGVEYPE
- a CDS encoding amino acid ABC transporter permease → MDAFLDTFLNPVVLAKYAPSILQGVGVTLILSLLIVVTGIIFGAALACLRAYRIKAVSLVIVIFADVMRALPPLVLILLVYFGLPNIGIILSSFAVLYLILALVLAAFAEEIVWAGITATPKGQWEAARSTGLGFTQTLGWVVLPQALRMVIPPLTNRAIAITKMTALGMVIGVPDILGQATTAQSFSANASPLTLAALAYVAIFLPLVILSRWVEARFARPGV
- a CDS encoding amino acid ABC transporter ATP-binding protein; this translates as MTAAPDLEKTPLNTTTLSVRALHKSYGAELVLKGIDLSIARSEMVFVLGPSGSGKSTMLRCCNRLEEPDSGAIFLERDRVTGPGVDLNRIRQRIGMVFQSFNLYPHLTALGNVTLALRRVLRQNRDEADARAMAALDRVGLAAKADRYPGQLSGGQQQRVAIARALALEPTVMLFDEPTSALDPELVGDVLDVMRDMKSQGMTMLVVSHEMKFARDAADRVIFMDGGHIVEQGTPEQVFENPQEARTQAFLSRYSGRH